The Hymenobacter sp. GOD-10R genome includes a window with the following:
- a CDS encoding phytoene/squalene synthase family protein — MDHVALFNDTSLACSKLITARYSTSFTLGIRTLDRRFHLPVYAVYGFVRWADEIVDTFHDHDKAALFADFKRQTDEALAMRFSLSPVLHAFQLMVHRYGIDREFIDAFLRSMEMDLEDNRYNQSLYEEYIYGSAEVVGLMCLRIFCEGDKAMFERLREPARRLGSAFQKVNFLRDIRSDYEERGRVYFPGVVYERFDDATKREIEADIRADFDAAYAGIVQLPRAARLGVYLAYVYYLKLFHKIKQLPAARILGERVRVPDNTKLLLLMGSYFRYRLRAI; from the coding sequence GTGGACCACGTTGCCCTTTTCAATGACACCAGCCTAGCGTGCAGCAAGCTGATTACTGCCCGCTATAGCACGTCGTTTACCTTGGGCATTCGCACGCTCGACCGGCGCTTTCACCTGCCCGTGTACGCGGTATATGGCTTTGTGCGCTGGGCCGACGAAATCGTGGATACGTTTCACGACCACGACAAAGCCGCCTTGTTCGCCGACTTCAAACGGCAGACCGATGAGGCCTTAGCCATGCGCTTTAGCCTGAGCCCGGTGCTGCACGCGTTTCAGCTCATGGTACACCGTTATGGCATCGATCGGGAGTTCATCGATGCTTTTTTGCGGAGCATGGAGATGGACTTGGAAGACAACCGCTACAATCAGTCGCTGTACGAGGAATACATCTATGGCTCGGCGGAAGTCGTGGGGCTTATGTGCCTGCGCATTTTCTGCGAGGGCGACAAGGCCATGTTTGAGCGCCTGCGCGAACCGGCGCGTCGGCTAGGGTCGGCGTTTCAGAAGGTGAACTTCCTGCGCGATATCCGCTCCGACTACGAGGAGCGTGGCCGAGTATATTTTCCAGGCGTCGTGTATGAGCGGTTCGATGATGCCACGAAGCGTGAGATTGAAGCGGATATTCGGGCTGATTTTGATGCGGCGTATGCTGGCATTGTGCAGTTGCCGCGCGCCGCACGTCTAGGTGTGTACCTAGCTTACGTATATTATCTGAAGCTTTTTCATAAGATTAAGCAGCTACCAGCCGCCCGAATTCTCGGGGAACGGGTGCGCGTTCCTGACAATACGAAACTTTTATTGCTCATGGGTTCGTACTTTCGATATCGCCTACGGGCTATCTGA
- a CDS encoding phytoene desaturase family protein — protein MSSSQPKQVLVIGSGFAGLAAATSLAQRGYRVTILEKNAGPGGRARVFRAEGFTYDMGPSWYWMPDVFEQYFGRFGHRVADYYDLVRLDPSYQVVFAGNDTVNIPAQMPALRQLFESIELGSAARLDEFLRQAAYKYEVGINKFVHMPGRSLLEFADPRLLVDAVRLDVLQSMSKHVRKFFKHEKLLKLMEFPVLFLGATPQNTPALYSLMNYADLALGTWYPMGGMHKIVEGMVKLAQEQGVTLEYNQEVQEIKVENGRATGVMTAGGFRPADVVVAGADYHHAEQQLLRPEYRHYDEAYWDSRTLAPSSLLFYLGINKRLDRLEHHNLFFDEDFEGHAREIYEQPQWPSKPLFYASTPSKTDPSVAPAGCENLFLLMPVAPDLPDTEETREHYYHLIMERLERHCGQSIRDAVVFKRSYAHRDFIADYHSYKGNAYGLANTLRQTAILKPTLKSKKVKNLYFTGQLTVPGPGVPPSLISGQVVAGEVEKEYSVR, from the coding sequence TTGAGCTCCTCACAACCCAAACAAGTACTTGTTATTGGATCTGGCTTTGCTGGCCTAGCCGCCGCAACTTCTTTAGCCCAGCGCGGCTATCGTGTTACGATTCTGGAAAAAAATGCCGGACCAGGTGGCCGGGCGCGGGTGTTTCGAGCGGAAGGTTTTACCTATGACATGGGCCCCAGCTGGTACTGGATGCCTGATGTATTTGAACAGTACTTCGGCCGATTTGGACACCGGGTAGCCGATTACTATGACTTAGTACGCCTCGATCCTTCCTACCAAGTTGTATTTGCGGGCAATGATACGGTGAACATTCCGGCCCAAATGCCTGCATTGCGCCAATTGTTTGAAAGCATTGAGCTGGGCAGTGCAGCGCGGCTGGATGAGTTTCTGCGCCAAGCTGCCTATAAGTACGAAGTAGGGATCAACAAATTCGTGCACATGCCAGGGCGTTCGTTGCTGGAGTTTGCCGATCCGCGCTTGTTGGTGGATGCGGTACGCCTCGATGTGCTACAGAGCATGAGCAAACACGTACGGAAGTTTTTCAAGCACGAAAAACTGCTCAAGCTGATGGAGTTTCCGGTACTGTTTTTAGGTGCTACGCCCCAAAACACGCCCGCACTCTACTCGCTGATGAACTACGCTGACCTAGCCCTCGGCACTTGGTACCCAATGGGTGGCATGCACAAAATTGTGGAGGGCATGGTGAAGCTAGCGCAGGAGCAAGGCGTGACGCTGGAGTACAACCAGGAGGTGCAAGAGATTAAGGTGGAAAATGGCCGCGCAACCGGCGTAATGACAGCTGGTGGTTTTCGGCCCGCCGACGTGGTAGTAGCCGGCGCCGATTATCACCATGCCGAGCAGCAGTTACTGCGCCCCGAGTACCGGCACTACGACGAAGCGTACTGGGATTCGCGCACGCTGGCGCCCTCGTCGTTGCTGTTCTACCTAGGTATCAACAAGCGCCTCGACCGGCTAGAGCACCACAACTTGTTTTTTGACGAAGATTTTGAGGGTCATGCTCGCGAGATCTACGAGCAGCCACAGTGGCCGAGCAAGCCGCTATTTTACGCTTCCACGCCTTCCAAAACTGATCCGAGCGTAGCACCCGCAGGCTGCGAAAATCTCTTCCTGCTCATGCCCGTGGCTCCCGACTTACCCGACACGGAAGAAACCCGGGAGCATTATTATCACCTGATTATGGAACGCTTGGAGCGGCACTGCGGGCAGAGCATCCGCGATGCAGTGGTATTTAAGCGCAGCTACGCTCACCGCGACTTCATTGCCGACTACCACAGCTACAAGGGCAACGCGTATGGTTTAGCTAATACGCTGCGACAAACCGCCATTCTGAAACCAACGTTGAAAAGTAAAAAGGTAAAGAATCTTTACTTTACGGGCCAACTTACGGTTCCCGGTCCTGGCGTGCCACCCTCGCTCATCTCGGGCCAAGTAGTAGCCGGCGAAGTTGAGAAGGAATACAGTGTGCGCTAG
- a CDS encoding RNA polymerase sigma factor → MTSLEFTDQVQKISYSLKPVAMNLTRDADDAKDLVQETLLKALLNKDKFKAGTNLKAWLYTIMRNTFINNYNKITKRNSNIDSTEYFQYFNTDENYITHNGATSDFVVTDINEAIANLSADYRTPFMMYYIGYKYLEIAEKLQIPIGTVKNRIHIARKELKQALTVYAPGV, encoded by the coding sequence ATGACCTCTTTGGAATTCACAGATCAGGTACAAAAGATTTCTTACTCTCTAAAGCCCGTGGCCATGAACTTGACCCGCGACGCTGACGACGCTAAAGACCTAGTACAAGAAACATTGTTGAAGGCCTTGCTTAATAAAGATAAATTTAAAGCGGGCACCAATTTGAAGGCGTGGTTGTATACCATCATGCGCAACACCTTCATCAACAACTACAACAAGATTACTAAGCGCAATAGTAATATTGATAGCACGGAGTACTTTCAGTACTTCAATACGGACGAGAATTACATTACGCACAACGGTGCTACCAGTGATTTCGTAGTAACAGATATTAATGAGGCTATTGCCAACTTGAGTGCTGACTATCGAACGCCGTTTATGATGTACTATATCGGGTATAAGTACCTGGAAATTGCGGAAAAGCTGCAAATTCCGATTGGTACGGTGAAGAATAGAATTCACATTGCCCGCAAGGAACTGAAACAGGCGCTGACGGTATACGCCCCGGGCGTGTAG
- a CDS encoding MerR family transcriptional regulator gives MGRFSISDLEQLSGIRAHTIRMWEQRYGILRPVRTATNIRTYCDDDLRRLLNVATLCGRGKRISQVARLSDEELAQAVLACCDASRDYERQVNALLAAMLEMDELVLDELLRNAIRQLGFEKAIMHVAYPFLQRVGVLWQTGTVNPAQEHLVTNLLRQKIMAATDALAPVHPAKARRWVLFLPEGEMHELALLFMNYALRVRGHHVLYLGQNLPIAELESVCASYTPYALCTVLTAVPERDRVPDYIQKLAAISPETLLVLYGPLAQQLCLDMPENIIKPPLMTDFLALADKTKIVSADQLQPEHASSH, from the coding sequence GTGGGACGTTTTTCAATCAGCGACTTAGAGCAGCTCTCGGGTATCCGGGCACATACCATCCGCATGTGGGAACAGCGGTACGGCATTTTACGACCCGTACGCACGGCTACCAACATCCGTACCTACTGCGACGATGATTTGCGGCGCCTACTAAACGTAGCAACCTTATGCGGACGTGGAAAACGCATTTCGCAGGTTGCACGACTCAGCGATGAAGAACTGGCCCAGGCTGTGCTTGCTTGCTGTGATGCTTCCCGCGACTACGAGCGGCAGGTAAATGCTCTGCTGGCTGCAATGCTCGAAATGGATGAGCTCGTCCTCGACGAGTTGCTGAGAAACGCTATCCGGCAGCTAGGTTTCGAGAAAGCCATCATGCATGTAGCCTACCCGTTTCTACAACGCGTGGGAGTATTGTGGCAAACCGGCACCGTGAATCCGGCCCAAGAGCACTTAGTGACCAACTTACTGCGGCAAAAGATTATGGCCGCTACCGATGCGCTAGCTCCAGTGCACCCCGCAAAAGCACGCCGTTGGGTGTTATTTCTGCCGGAGGGTGAGATGCATGAGTTGGCGTTGCTCTTCATGAACTATGCCTTGCGGGTACGAGGCCATCATGTGCTGTACCTAGGGCAAAATTTGCCTATAGCTGAGCTGGAAAGTGTGTGCGCCAGCTATACGCCTTACGCTCTCTGCACGGTGCTGACGGCTGTGCCCGAGCGCGACCGAGTACCAGACTATATTCAGAAACTAGCAGCAATTAGCCCCGAGACGTTGCTGGTTCTATATGGCCCGCTCGCCCAGCAGCTTTGCCTAGATATGCCAGAGAATATTATCAAGCCACCTTTGATGACGGACTTTTTGGCTTTGGCCGATAAAACTAAAATAGTTTCTGCTGATCAGCTACAGCCTGAGCACGCATCGTCTCACTAA
- a CDS encoding fatty acid hydroxylase encodes MTPLAAAAVVTATFLGMEFVAWFMHRFVLHGPLWFLHRSHHVRHPHRFERNDFFFLFYGSLSMLFIIYGSADKDWRFWIGTGIAAYGTLYFFVHDVLIHGRLRFWRKSRNNYLRALNMAHKIHHKTTGRDGSEEFGLLWVSPRYFALARRKPAPGRERSRLTESAN; translated from the coding sequence ATGACACCCCTAGCAGCAGCTGCCGTGGTCACGGCCACTTTTCTGGGAATGGAGTTTGTTGCGTGGTTCATGCACCGGTTTGTGCTGCACGGACCACTCTGGTTCTTGCACCGCTCGCACCACGTGCGACACCCGCACCGCTTCGAGCGCAACGACTTCTTTTTTCTGTTCTACGGCTCGCTGTCGATGTTATTTATCATCTATGGCTCTGCTGATAAAGATTGGCGGTTCTGGATCGGAACGGGTATTGCCGCCTATGGTACGTTGTACTTCTTTGTGCACGATGTGTTAATACACGGCCGGCTGCGGTTTTGGCGTAAATCACGCAATAATTACTTGCGCGCTTTGAATATGGCCCACAAAATACATCACAAAACCACGGGGCGAGATGGCTCCGAGGAGTTCGGTTTGTTGTGGGTATCACCCCGCTACTTTGCTTTGGCGCGCCGCAAGCCCGCACCGGGCCGAGAGCGTAGCCGACTCACAGAGTCGGCCAATTAA
- a CDS encoding enoyl-CoA hydratase/isomerase family protein: MENMPTQELEELRYISYESRDAIGYITLNRPDKRNALSYDVVAELKQAFEVAEDDEHCKVIVLRAVGDVFCAGTDLAHIQEQELQGVGYPDHLSDSAHLMQLFHQIYTLKKIVIGQVQGHALAGGCGLATICDFAFTVPDAQFGYTEVKLGLLPAIVSVFLVRKIGEARTKQLLLTGDIISAQLAADFGLVNFLVPKEELADNVYRFARRLCVENSGQSMEITKEMLARLPDMALEDSLRYAAQLNAEARGSNDCRRGVQAFLNKEKIAWD; this comes from the coding sequence ATGGAAAATATGCCTACTCAGGAGCTGGAAGAGCTGCGCTACATCAGCTATGAATCGCGCGATGCCATCGGGTACATCACGCTAAATCGCCCCGACAAACGCAACGCGTTGAGCTACGATGTAGTAGCCGAGTTAAAGCAGGCTTTCGAGGTTGCTGAAGACGATGAGCACTGCAAAGTAATTGTGCTGCGCGCCGTTGGCGACGTGTTTTGCGCCGGCACTGACCTCGCTCATATCCAAGAACAGGAGCTGCAAGGAGTTGGCTACCCCGACCATCTGTCGGATTCGGCTCACCTCATGCAGCTGTTCCACCAGATCTATACGCTCAAGAAAATCGTGATTGGGCAGGTGCAGGGCCACGCCTTAGCAGGCGGCTGCGGCCTAGCTACTATTTGCGATTTTGCCTTCACCGTGCCCGATGCGCAGTTTGGCTACACGGAAGTGAAGCTAGGTTTGCTGCCCGCTATCGTGAGTGTCTTCTTGGTGCGCAAAATAGGGGAGGCCCGTACAAAGCAGTTGCTGCTTACCGGCGACATCATTTCGGCACAACTAGCCGCTGATTTTGGGCTGGTCAACTTCTTAGTGCCTAAAGAAGAACTAGCAGACAATGTCTACCGGTTTGCCCGTCGTTTGTGCGTAGAGAATTCGGGCCAGAGTATGGAGATTACGAAGGAGATGCTCGCCCGGCTGCCCGACATGGCGCTGGAGGACAGCCTACGCTACGCCGCTCAGCTCAACGCAGAAGCACGTGGGTCCAACGATTGCCGCCGGGGAGTTCAGGCGTTCCTGAACAAAGAAAAAATTGCCTGGGATTAG
- a CDS encoding ComEC/Rec2 family competence protein — MIRWAPYAFVRLTLALAAGILTYLYLGDSLPSLQWAVLGVAGLFLGVQIWAVRSASLTAINTAGLLALLAIYVVGLNLTQQATESRRADHLFRFGSHVEFYRGVVDDYTVVRPNTYATTVRVSAVRVKGRWQPATGGIRVSIPRQEAQAQVTSPQYGDVWLVRGAPAPSKPPLNPGEFDYRRYLAYHQVYHQQFIHPDQYRKIATQPPSYLRVVSMRAARMLDGVFRQYVQEKREYALASALVLGIKDDVDQDTKQAYANTGTTHIMAVSGLQVGLLFGAVMWLVSRIPGRRSLTFRLLTAILGLVVIWTYAFVTGLSASVLRAAVMFTFIIIARATGRQSTMYNTLAVAAFCLLCYDPYLLADVGFQLSFLAVLSIVYVQPRIVAWLDVKGYFLNRQRPWQPKSVQKFWRWTSWLTDNIWQATALSLAAQVATFPLGLFYFHQFPLSFLASNLVAVPISSGAVYVGVVLLSLKGVVEAIGSFAPAVAALLDWGPRCVAWVFEKMIWLFNEYIFWIGRAMPVALISGIHVTALQAWLIFGVILTLLTFLAARRLAWLGLACSLMGVFAGNRVWAAHQLKTDERLIIYSIPRRSVCGFWQGAAADIVAVDSLPLSETERTYRIVPGIIAREAQRVQYYAGWHGAAVPATRCAPDSGLVLAVWRGITVAFISQRLSPARAPKPVSVVVLRRNARVKAQELAAVFGKDVRIVFDSSCRSWYVQRLTPELQQLGMQTYDVTASGFFTVQPRI, encoded by the coding sequence ATGATTCGTTGGGCGCCCTATGCCTTCGTCCGCCTTACATTGGCTCTTGCCGCGGGCATTCTGACCTACCTCTACCTTGGCGACTCGCTCCCTAGCTTGCAATGGGCGGTGCTAGGGGTAGCTGGGCTATTTTTGGGTGTACAAATCTGGGCAGTACGAAGCGCAAGTCTGACTGCAATAAACACAGCCGGGCTGTTGGCTCTCCTGGCTATTTACGTCGTCGGGCTGAACTTGACGCAGCAAGCCACCGAGTCGCGCCGCGCCGACCACCTCTTCCGGTTCGGCAGCCACGTTGAGTTTTACCGAGGCGTGGTAGACGATTACACGGTGGTGCGACCCAACACATATGCCACAACCGTGCGCGTGTCGGCGGTGCGCGTGAAAGGGCGCTGGCAGCCGGCGACGGGTGGTATTCGGGTGTCGATTCCACGGCAGGAGGCGCAAGCCCAAGTAACATCGCCGCAGTACGGCGACGTGTGGCTCGTGCGCGGGGCACCAGCGCCGAGCAAGCCGCCGCTAAATCCGGGTGAGTTCGATTATCGGCGCTACCTAGCTTATCATCAGGTTTATCACCAGCAGTTTATCCACCCCGATCAGTACCGTAAAATAGCCACGCAGCCACCAAGCTACCTGCGGGTCGTGAGCATGCGGGCGGCGCGTATGCTGGATGGCGTGTTTCGGCAGTACGTGCAGGAGAAGCGCGAGTATGCCTTAGCTTCGGCCTTAGTGCTTGGTATCAAAGACGATGTTGATCAGGATACCAAGCAGGCCTACGCCAACACGGGCACCACGCACATCATGGCAGTTTCGGGCTTGCAAGTCGGGCTGCTGTTCGGGGCAGTGATGTGGCTGGTAAGCAGAATACCAGGGCGGCGCAGCCTCACGTTTCGCCTTCTGACGGCCATCCTAGGTCTCGTTGTTATCTGGACGTACGCGTTTGTGACGGGCTTATCGGCGTCAGTGCTACGAGCGGCAGTGATGTTTACCTTCATCATTATCGCGCGGGCTACTGGGCGCCAGAGTACCATGTACAACACACTGGCCGTGGCGGCTTTCTGCTTGCTCTGCTACGATCCGTATCTGTTGGCTGATGTGGGCTTTCAGCTGTCTTTCTTGGCGGTGCTCAGCATTGTGTATGTGCAGCCGCGCATCGTGGCGTGGCTCGATGTGAAAGGCTACTTCCTGAATCGGCAGCGGCCGTGGCAACCTAAGTCTGTGCAGAAATTTTGGCGGTGGACAAGCTGGCTAACGGATAACATCTGGCAAGCCACGGCGCTGTCATTGGCGGCGCAAGTAGCTACGTTCCCACTGGGGTTGTTTTACTTTCATCAGTTTCCGCTCAGCTTTTTGGCTTCCAACCTAGTAGCGGTGCCCATTTCATCGGGTGCGGTGTATGTGGGCGTGGTGCTGCTGAGCTTGAAAGGAGTAGTGGAGGCTATTGGCTCCTTTGCGCCAGCTGTTGCCGCTCTGCTCGATTGGGGACCTAGGTGCGTGGCGTGGGTATTCGAGAAAATGATTTGGCTGTTCAACGAGTACATCTTCTGGATTGGCCGCGCCATGCCGGTCGCCCTTATCAGCGGCATCCACGTGACGGCGCTACAAGCGTGGCTGATCTTTGGTGTTATCCTAACCCTGCTTACCTTCTTGGCTGCCCGTCGTCTGGCGTGGTTAGGCCTTGCTTGCTCACTAATGGGCGTGTTTGCGGGCAACCGCGTGTGGGCCGCGCATCAGCTAAAAACCGACGAACGGTTAATTATTTACAGCATACCACGGCGTTCGGTGTGCGGTTTTTGGCAAGGTGCCGCCGCTGATATTGTTGCCGTCGATTCGCTGCCGCTCTCTGAAACGGAGCGTACGTACCGCATCGTGCCGGGTATCATTGCCCGAGAAGCACAACGGGTACAGTATTATGCTGGTTGGCACGGAGCGGCTGTCCCGGCTACGCGGTGCGCGCCGGATAGTGGCCTGGTGCTGGCAGTGTGGCGTGGCATAACAGTGGCCTTCATATCGCAGCGCCTGAGCCCAGCCCGGGCGCCTAAACCAGTGTCTGTAGTGGTGCTCCGGCGCAATGCGCGGGTGAAAGCACAGGAGCTAGCTGCTGTATTTGGGAAAGATGTTAGGATTGTTTTTGACTCTTCTTGCCGCTCGTGGTACGTTCAGCGGCTGACGCCAGAGCTGCAACAGCTTGGTATGCAGACGTATGATGTAACGGCGAGTGGCTTTTTTACAGTTCAGCCTCGTATATAG
- a CDS encoding GNAT family N-acetyltransferase: MITAQAITEPTDLDAALAIRRKVFVEGQGVPPNAEYDEHDRTDAHHYLARTADGTPCGAARWRKTPNGVKLERFAVLEEYRNQAAGAALLQSVLQDVQAAHPDAQVYLHAQLPAVRFYERHSFVKEGPQFNECDIEHFKMAWQKSS, from the coding sequence ATGATTACTGCTCAAGCTATTACTGAGCCGACTGACTTGGATGCCGCGCTTGCCATCCGCCGAAAAGTATTTGTTGAAGGACAAGGTGTGCCTCCCAACGCCGAGTACGATGAGCATGACCGTACTGATGCGCATCATTATCTAGCTCGCACCGCCGATGGTACGCCTTGCGGTGCCGCCCGCTGGCGCAAAACGCCGAACGGCGTGAAACTAGAGCGCTTTGCCGTGCTGGAAGAGTATCGTAATCAGGCCGCTGGCGCTGCTTTGCTACAAAGTGTGCTGCAGGATGTGCAGGCTGCTCATCCCGATGCGCAGGTGTATCTACATGCCCAACTGCCGGCTGTCCGCTTCTACGAGCGCCACAGCTTCGTAAAAGAAGGACCGCAGTTCAACGAGTGCGACATCGAACACTTCAAAATGGCTTGGCAAAAAAGTAGTTGA
- a CDS encoding PhoH family protein: MVEKIITLENVSLVEFLGPDNQNIRQLAAAFPGSKIISRGNEIKIQGQTPVIARINEILSSLIEHYHQYGQITDKVVSEYVAAADDEQQERIIATASPADVIVFGAKGGVIKAKTPNQQRLVESVLKNDLTFALGPAGTGKTYISVALAVRALKNKEVKKIIISRPVVEAGESLGFLPGDMKEKVDPYLRPIYDALEDMIPAEKLKFYQDNKIIEIAPLAYMRGRTLNNAFVLLDEAQNTTPSQLKMFLTRMGPSAKVMVNGDRSQIDLPTKQKSGLLQALDILKDVRGIGFVEMSAEDVVRHRLVKEIVYAYDRFDATQQKEQANRPVREYRPYQNNRNDRPDRHPDARPENDGATSLPLNHEQQL, encoded by the coding sequence TTGGTCGAGAAAATCATCACCCTCGAAAATGTTTCCCTCGTCGAGTTCCTCGGACCCGACAACCAAAACATTCGCCAACTAGCCGCCGCCTTCCCAGGTAGTAAAATCATTTCTCGCGGCAACGAAATTAAGATTCAGGGCCAAACGCCCGTCATTGCGCGTATCAACGAAATTCTGTCCTCCCTCATCGAGCACTACCACCAGTATGGCCAAATCACTGATAAAGTGGTGAGTGAGTACGTGGCGGCCGCCGATGATGAGCAGCAGGAGCGCATTATCGCTACCGCCTCACCAGCTGATGTGATTGTATTCGGAGCAAAGGGCGGCGTGATTAAGGCCAAGACTCCTAACCAGCAACGCCTCGTCGAATCCGTTCTTAAGAACGACTTGACGTTTGCCCTAGGACCGGCCGGTACAGGTAAGACCTACATTTCGGTGGCGTTGGCCGTGCGGGCGCTCAAGAACAAGGAGGTCAAGAAGATCATCATTTCGCGCCCCGTGGTAGAAGCCGGTGAGAGCCTAGGTTTCCTGCCCGGCGACATGAAAGAGAAGGTTGATCCGTACCTGCGCCCGATTTATGACGCTTTGGAAGATATGATTCCGGCTGAAAAGCTGAAATTCTACCAGGACAACAAGATCATCGAAATTGCGCCGTTGGCTTACATGCGCGGTCGTACGCTCAATAACGCGTTTGTGCTGCTCGATGAGGCCCAGAACACCACGCCGTCGCAGCTCAAGATGTTCCTGACCCGCATGGGACCGTCAGCGAAAGTGATGGTGAACGGCGACCGGAGCCAGATTGACTTGCCTACCAAACAGAAGTCGGGCTTGTTGCAAGCGCTTGATATTCTAAAGGATGTACGCGGTATCGGCTTCGTAGAAATGAGCGCCGAAGACGTAGTTCGTCACCGTTTGGTGAAGGAAATCGTGTACGCTTACGACCGTTTCGATGCTACGCAGCAAAAGGAGCAGGCAAACCGGCCGGTGCGCGAGTACCGTCCTTATCAGAATAACAGGAATGACCGCCCGGATCGTCACCCCGACGCGCGACCGGAAAATGACGGCGCGACTTCGTTGCCCCTAAACCACGAACAGCAACTTTAA
- a CDS encoding SAM-dependent chlorinase/fluorinase codes for MGLITFLSDFGYRDHYVAAVKARLLQLAPTQPVLDITHAIEPFNIAHALYVLNAVFRDFPPGTVHLLGVNDYGGPQPRWHAALYEGHYFVGADNGLVALLTDSSPEELVRLPASPTPSPTRDVLAPAAVHLAQGGLLADLGPATTDLNHKVNRQLRLQDNRITGHVVHVDHYGNLITNISRTAVEVIGRGRPCTVHFARETVRDIAPHFQASDPGDAVCIFNSQDTLCIGINQGNAAELLGLYFDSQVDIRFPVETEVEAKT; via the coding sequence ATGGGGCTGATTACGTTTCTGTCCGACTTCGGCTACCGCGACCACTACGTAGCCGCCGTCAAAGCGCGACTGCTTCAGTTGGCGCCTACGCAACCGGTGCTGGACATCACCCATGCCATTGAACCCTTCAACATCGCTCACGCGCTATACGTTCTAAACGCGGTGTTTCGAGATTTCCCGCCGGGCACAGTACACCTGTTAGGGGTGAACGATTACGGTGGCCCTCAGCCACGCTGGCACGCTGCGTTGTACGAAGGGCACTACTTTGTGGGCGCCGACAATGGCTTGGTGGCCTTGCTTACCGATAGCTCGCCAGAAGAGTTGGTGCGCCTGCCGGCTTCTCCTACGCCCTCCCCTACGCGCGACGTGCTGGCGCCCGCAGCCGTGCACCTAGCCCAAGGCGGCTTACTTGCCGACCTAGGCCCGGCTACTACCGACCTCAACCACAAGGTCAATCGGCAGCTTCGGCTACAAGATAACCGCATTACTGGCCACGTAGTGCACGTCGACCACTATGGCAACCTGATTACCAACATCAGCCGCACAGCCGTGGAGGTTATTGGGCGGGGTCGCCCTTGTACCGTGCATTTCGCCCGCGAAACCGTCCGCGACATTGCTCCTCATTTCCAAGCCTCTGACCCTGGCGATGCCGTCTGCATCTTCAATAGCCAGGATACTTTGTGCATTGGTATCAACCAAGGGAATGCCGCTGAGCTGCTGGGCCTCTACTTCGACTCGCAGGTAGACATCCGCTTTCCGGTAGAGACAGAAGTCGAAGCCAAAACCTAA
- a CDS encoding antibiotic biosynthesis monooxygenase family protein produces the protein MIQRVVRMTFRPDAVAEFLRLFEASQDRIRQAHGCRHLELWQDAEQPTIFCTYSHWDSVAVLDQYRCSTLFGEVWPATKALFMAPPLAFSVQHVVPTDAALLTSQG, from the coding sequence ATGATCCAAAGAGTTGTGCGCATGACCTTTCGCCCTGATGCTGTGGCAGAGTTTCTGCGCCTTTTTGAAGCATCGCAAGACAGAATCCGGCAAGCACACGGCTGCCGACACCTAGAACTCTGGCAAGACGCCGAACAGCCTACTATCTTTTGCACGTATAGCCATTGGGATTCAGTAGCTGTGCTAGACCAATACCGGTGCTCCACGTTATTCGGAGAGGTGTGGCCCGCCACTAAAGCGCTATTCATGGCGCCTCCCCTCGCTTTTTCCGTACAGCACGTTGTGCCTACGGATGCAGCCCTGCTTACCTCACAGGGTTAA
- the hscB gene encoding Fe-S protein assembly co-chaperone HscB, whose product MTPNYFEFYDLPETFQPDAAALKRQYYTLSREYHPDFHATESPERQQEILHLATLNTNAYRTLSDPDLRMAYILGLHGLLEEGKQELPADFLMEVMELNEQLMELEFEPDAEAVQRVENEVNALSETFDAGIEPVLAGYPGLPVDVRPQALQQIRTYYLKRRYLLRIRESLSKFATRSES is encoded by the coding sequence ATGACGCCAAACTACTTCGAATTTTACGACTTACCCGAAACCTTCCAGCCTGACGCAGCCGCGCTGAAGCGACAGTATTATACCCTCAGCCGCGAATACCACCCCGACTTTCACGCTACTGAAAGCCCAGAGCGGCAGCAAGAAATTCTGCACCTAGCTACGCTCAACACGAATGCTTATCGCACCCTCTCCGATCCCGACCTGCGTATGGCCTACATTTTAGGCTTGCATGGCCTGCTAGAAGAAGGAAAACAGGAACTTCCGGCAGATTTTTTAATGGAAGTTATGGAGCTCAATGAGCAGCTAATGGAGCTAGAGTTCGAGCCTGATGCAGAAGCAGTACAACGCGTTGAAAATGAGGTAAACGCCTTATCCGAAACCTTCGACGCTGGTATCGAACCCGTGCTGGCTGGCTACCCAGGATTGCCCGTCGATGTGCGCCCACAAGCGCTCCAACAGATCCGCACTTATTATTTGAAACGACGTTACCTCTTGCGAATTCGAGAAAGTCTCTCTAAGTTTGCCACCCGTTCCGAGTCGTAG